A part of Myxococcus landrumus genomic DNA contains:
- the rodA gene encoding rod shape-determining protein RodA — protein sequence MQLRIERRMVPHVPWGLIICVLGVALLGIWNLASASRPPLAPVWSTQALYLGLGVAAVLVVCLVDYRWIQRMAVPIYVVNILALIALRFVGHTAKGAESWFAIGPFRLQPAEFMKIGVVLMLAKVYHDDFRPNEPSYSLLRLWKPVLVVAVPFILVLVQPDLGTALMIGLSSLTVILFGKVRWYLVATLLAAVLAGAIVIWNDYVRDVPEPRPTIVRHYLKKHQSQRISGWLDPEADLRGSGYHAAQSKIAVGSGGVSGKGWREGTQTGLRFLPEQHTDFIFSVWAEEHGFVLCTLLLVLYGAIFIFGLGVGFNARDRFGAFVAVGVVAMLFWQVFENIGMVIGLLPVTGITLPLMSYGGSSMMSVMLSIGLLVNISMRRHMF from the coding sequence ACGTCCCCTGGGGCCTCATCATCTGCGTGCTGGGCGTGGCCCTGCTGGGCATCTGGAACCTGGCGTCCGCGTCGCGTCCTCCGCTGGCGCCGGTGTGGTCCACCCAGGCGCTGTACCTGGGGCTGGGCGTCGCCGCCGTCCTGGTGGTGTGCCTGGTGGACTACCGCTGGATTCAGCGGATGGCGGTGCCCATCTACGTCGTCAACATCCTGGCGCTCATCGCCCTGCGCTTCGTGGGCCATACCGCCAAGGGCGCGGAGAGCTGGTTCGCCATCGGCCCGTTCCGCCTCCAGCCCGCGGAGTTCATGAAGATTGGCGTCGTGCTGATGCTGGCCAAGGTCTACCACGACGACTTCCGCCCCAATGAGCCGTCCTACAGCCTGCTGCGCCTGTGGAAGCCGGTGCTGGTGGTGGCGGTGCCCTTCATCCTGGTTCTGGTGCAGCCAGACCTGGGCACGGCGCTGATGATTGGCCTGTCGTCGCTCACCGTCATCCTCTTCGGGAAGGTGCGCTGGTACCTGGTGGCCACCTTGTTGGCGGCGGTGCTCGCGGGCGCCATCGTCATCTGGAACGACTACGTCCGAGACGTGCCGGAGCCCCGGCCCACCATCGTCCGGCACTACCTCAAGAAGCACCAGAGCCAGCGCATCTCCGGATGGTTGGACCCGGAGGCGGACTTGCGCGGCAGCGGCTACCACGCGGCGCAGTCGAAAATCGCGGTGGGCAGCGGCGGCGTCTCCGGCAAGGGCTGGCGCGAGGGAACCCAGACGGGCCTGCGCTTCCTTCCGGAACAACACACCGACTTCATCTTCTCCGTGTGGGCGGAAGAGCACGGCTTCGTGCTGTGCACGCTGCTGCTCGTGCTCTATGGCGCCATCTTCATCTTCGGCCTGGGGGTGGGCTTCAACGCCCGCGACCGATTCGGCGCCTTCGTCGCCGTGGGGGTGGTGGCCATGCTCTTCTGGCAGGTGTTCGAGAACATCGGCATGGTCATCGGCTTGCTGCCGGTGACGGGAATTACCTTGCCATTAATGAGTTATGGCGGGTCTTCCATGATGTCCGTGATGCTCAGTATTGGCTTGCTAGTGAACATCAGCATGCGCCGTCACATGTTCTGA